In Megalobrama amblycephala isolate DHTTF-2021 linkage group LG9, ASM1881202v1, whole genome shotgun sequence, the sequence GAGCacggtttcagctaaaaatcttctttGTTCTGCTGGGGAAAAAAGATCTCACAGAGATcactgagggtgagtaaatgatagcaaatgttatttttttgggtgaactatcccttaaagcTTGTCTATAATTCCATACACAAATATTTCCATTATAACACATGAACAATCACATAAACAATcacagttaataaaaaaaatgaatgtttctCACGGTTGTGGTTATAGTAATAAAGCCTCCAGTACAAGATGAACAGCTCAGAAATTAGAGCTAAAAAATACATGCTCTCTTCAAGAAGAGCTGTGAGGTGATGATGAGACACAAACACATGATCACATACTTCTCTTATTTCAGTTCAGACCAGACTCATTCTtcattagtgatattaaaggtagggtaggcattttttcataaacactttttgttatactatactaaaactctcttcacatcctgatagcattCAATAATACATGTGGTCCGGATGCAATGATACGATGATACCTACCTGCCTGTTAAACAACGAGCTTATGCTGCGTCCATGCCATGTCATAACCGTAATTATGagatggcaacctgtgatgttcTAGAGCTGTTCATATCCTCGGACTCAGATTTATACGTTTCTATATGTCAGCACTATCAATgccaaaatgaatctgcagcactcaggtggtacaagtgagagctctgtaagttgtttacgttcattattattgtaatgttatgtggtttgagacatgaggtaatttaacaaTGTCTCTTGTCTCATGacgctttgcagactctgctgtgtgcgttcatgtgttttgaatgaGGGGTGGTTCTGGAGATGCTCTGAAAGCTAGCTTGCTAGCTTGCTTTTGCTAGCCTCTCCAAAATGGCCTACCTTCCCTTTAAAAGATCATAAATACCATAATGATAAATACCAATAACCGTACCAGTTTGTGTGAGTTTCTCCTGTAGAGTGTTCTGCAGTTGAGTCAGAGCTCTCCTCAGAGTCTCTAGACTCTCATCAGTCTTCACACTGATCTCAGACCAGTTCCTGGTGTTTCTAGAGCTGCACAGGAACGAGTAAATCTACAGCAGGAGAGAGGAGAAATCCTTCAGCATGGGGAGTGTTATGGTGTCATATACTGCATTATCATTGATCAGAGAGATGTTGACTGACCTGTAGGAGGTGGAGGTGATCTTCAGTGTGTGagagctgctccagctcagtgtttctcatctttagctcagtgatctcctgctccagctCTTCAATGAGCTCTTCCTCCTGTTTCTCTGCTGCTTTCTGCTGCTCCTCCATCATCTCCAGCAGTTCAGTCTGAcatctctcaatggagcggatgagaTCAGTGAAGAGCTCGACACGGGCTGCTTTCTTCTCCTCTGTGTTTCTCTGCTCAACCAAGTAAATCAACAAATTATTATCTGTGTTACTAAGGTAAGAGTCGGTGTTTCTTTTGCACATACTTCTGTGTTTCTGTGGTTTTCAAAATCCGAGATCTGAACTAAATTTTgtatatgaaaaaatatataaataaattgaatataaattaaattattttaaacacaCTTTTCTGACTTCTGCTGAATGTTTGATGTCTTGAATCTTCTTGATTCTTTCCTTGATCATCTGCTGCACATCTTTCTGTGTCTTTATCAGTTGAGTCTTTAGACAGAGAACAACacaatatgtttttataattatttatttaataaaatcaaaCTTCATTGTCACAGCTTGGCTAAAAATGATGAGCGTTTTAAAATCAGTTTGTTAGTGACTTCTATTACCTTCTTCTCTTTACTCTCCTCCTCTATAGGAACAGTGTTGTGTTTCTTGTGGTCTGTTACGGCACAGATCGGACAAACACATGTCTGATCATCTCTACAGAACAGCTCCAGAGGTCTCTCATGTTTCTGACATATATAGTCCTCCAGATTCCTCACAGGTTCCATCAGTTTGTGTTTCTTTAAACCTGCCACTCTCAAATGACGCTCCAGGTGAGTTTCACAGTAAGAGCTCTGACACACTAGACACGATTTTATAGCTTTCAGCTTTCTTTCCTCACAGATGTCACACAGAACTTCAAGttctgtgtgattttttttcacatgttTTTTCTCAGGACGTTTCTTTTTATAGTGATCTACAACTTCTCTGAGTGTGGTATTAATCTTGAGATCAGGTCTTCGCTTGAATGTTTCTTTACAGTATGGACAGTTGCAGGTCTGGCTGGTGTCCCAGCACTTATTCAGACAGGTCTTGCAGAAGTTGTGTCCACATGGAGTGCTGACTGGATCAGTGAACACGTCCAGACATATCGAGCACTGAAGCTCCTCAGTCAGTCGGCTGCTGGAGGATGACATTGCTGGAAatcacacattttatttaatctaaaGTCTTTTGCTTAAATGactaaaataataagaaatattgctgcaagcagcaattaggGGGCCAAGCACAACAGAAGCAAACAAGGAAGTTAGAAGCAGACCAACAATGTCATAATGGACTGTGATAGCAACTaagacaaagacactgcatgtcaattttaaaatcaatcagACCAAAAGTACTGTAGTTAGAGCCATTTTCATGTTCTGTTCAATTATAGCATCACCAAGTGGCCATCCCACCATTTTTTTGTATGTCCTCAGAGTGCCCCCATACATAAGCGTGTCAAATTTAATGaaatatctcattttgtttAGGATATCTCATTTGGCCATCAGCATGTAGTCAATGATCTGTTTCCAAATTTCCTACAGTGGTTTCGTCTCGATCAGACTAACGGTTTCTAAGATATTCGTGAATGTTGTTTAAATGCTAATCACAACGTTGTACCAACCATAAGGCAAAACCTAGCAtttttggtatcgttggacttgGCATGGATTCAGGAATCCCATGAAAATAAGTCAAAGTTCTAAgcatgtaaataattttttcaCCACTAGgcggcgctggtccgaaacttctcagtcTCCTTATGATACTTTcttgcgttcgtaaaatacagcaatttactacaaaattcaaaatggcctaCGCCCAAAATGGcagatatgggaaaattggatatcattgtCATGACttggcatgatgccccgaatctaacaagaccacttttatgatttttggacaaactgttcagaagttataagcaaaaatagccatttttgtgtctaggtggcgctgtgctgaaacgCAGAATACTTGTGATGACATagaccaagtttggtctgaatacgataaagcattGAGGAGATAGAGCCTAAcatctattttcgcaagcgctataaaatttacatattaacATATTCATTTGCACATTTTTCAGAAACGTTTTGACAAATCAatttgaattccataactttttgtctgcatggtctgaagatgatctggatcaattttcatgaaaatcggagcaacggccTAGGAAGGGTTACAAAAAGTAGGGTTTTTTTCTGGAAAATTCTAATTGTTATGATCGAATCAgcttgagccaaggaatcagaggaaaaagtttttttgtttctaacccttatggttcaaaagttattagcataaatgcAAGTGAAActttggacagttggtggcACTAAAAAAATTGAGTTAGAGACAGCAGAATCTGTGTTTCTAATGTTGGGACTGACCTCTATCTGTGcaccaaatttcacaactttcccgtaAGCCGTTCTATGGGCTGCTATAGACTTCCAGAGCGAAAGTAGAttctgaagaagaagaagaagacgaAGAACGCCAGCAGATAAAAtctgtgcttggcccctaataataatgaGTATAGGAAAGACTAACTTACATGGAGGTCTACGCTCTATACTCTGTCTACTGATTATTCTTGCTTTTGTTAATCTTGGTAAAGATTCTGCCATTGTTCTTTCCCTCTTCAAGCCTtttcaagaaaaagaaaaaagaaagatattgTGTTTCGTAAAATATGACCAATGGACTGAAGAAACATCTTCCTGTTCCTTGTGATAATGAGCATATTTTTGGTCACTGAGGTTTAAATATTACCTCAAGAGTCTGAGTTTGGGTTACTTATTATTTCATACATAAGTTCATTTCAAAGAGCAAACAAACCATTCACTGTTATTATAACCTCTGAAAGAGAGTGATGTTGAAGTTATgtaaatgcattactttttcatttaaaaCCATAATGGATCATTCATGACAATTTAATGATTCAATTTAATCAAATATTTCTATTAAACTGGTTAAATCTCATGCAAGAtttaataatgacagaaatacaATCATTCTTTGAAGCACAGTGAGAGACTCATAAACTCTGAGCAATTTAAACTTTGACCTGCTGTTTAAATTAAAGAAAGAACAAAGTACAAGTGATATATCtttcaactaaaaatatatattccttTATAGAGAATTAGATACATCGCTCCACAAAATATATGTATGGTCAGAAGTAATTTTCATCTTGTTTATTGTAAATGTGACTTTCAGCTGCAGTGTAGCAGGTTTGTGTTCAGTCTGTCTGCTGGTCATTTAATTCTGGTTTCTTTAGTCTTAATGCCCTTTGACAAAATTACAGAAACACCAAACTTTGCTTTACAACTAATCAAATGGCATACTTTTAATATGATTCTGATACCATTTCAGTGCAGTAAACAATTAAAGTAGTTTAGTATTTGACCCTAACTCTTCCATAACTCATCCAACCTGTTCAGGACAATCTCTTTTATATTTCTATCACTTACCTTTGAGTATCAGATGCGTCCACAAGACTCTTTGAAAagcagataaatagatagacagacaaataaataaacagataaataacagataaatattgttgtttaaaGAGGTTGATCGTTTCAGGCGTCCATATTGTTGTTGATGAAGTCAGCTTCACTTTCTCTGAATCTCTCTGAACTACAGTGATGTCAGAGCTCCTCCTGTATTTACACACTTACATTTGTCCCTGTACTGGGTGTGTTGAGTTCATGTGTGTCTGATTGTATTGGGACTGATGTTTCTTCAGATTAATCTCAACCTTTCTACTGTATAGCCTAAGTAAACTAAAGAAGAAATATTTGCATAAGTTTCTAAATGTCTTTTGTGATTCACAGAAGAAATTCATTCAGGTTCATTCAAGTCTTGCTGTTCTGGTTGGGATTCTCTGCAAGTGGTGCAATTTATTTGTTTAGGATACTCCATACATCAAGTATAAACAGGTGTCATGCAACAGAAGAGGAGGCTCATGACGATAATGCAACAGgctttattgaaaaaaaaaggtgCAAAGGCAAACTTGAGCAGGTGAGTAGATCAGTGATACTGGTGTGCTGACACTTAACATGAAAATAGTTTTGTGAGAGGTATCTTTGCTGGGCAAAGGATCAGGCTCAGGACTGAAGAAGATGAGGACCCGAAGACAAAGAATCACCGTAGTTAGTTTTGTTTGTAGAAAGGCAGTCAGGCAGTAGTCCTCAGCCATCCAGTCATCACCATCTCCCATCAGTCCCACTGTACCACCTCTGCCTCCTCTCAGTAGTGTGGCACCATCTCGGACCTGCTGGGAGCCATCTCCTCCTATGAAGGGCCCGAGGCTCCACTTCCAGCGTTGGTGCGCTACGATTTCTCCTGACCCATTGCACTAGCTCCTGCGCCTGCGCTCCTTCCACCCTTGACCTCAGTGTGAACCATCAGCCATTCAGTCTCGCCAGACTCCCTCGGCACATCAGCTCTACCTGGGTCGGACATCGCTTCACCTGCATTGCAGACTTGTGGACCATCCTTTGCTCTCTGGTCCTCCACCCCTTTGGCTTGCTTTGCCCTCCCTCAGGCTCCACCAGGCTCGTTCCAGTTCACCCTCTGACCTCCGGATTGCCACTTCACCATCTCTCCACCACCTCGGCTCTTTGGCTACATGTTGGTTTCCATCCATGCCGTCCTTGCCTTCTGTTATCCCCCTGGCGGTTCCCATTAGTGCTCCTCCGTGGCTCCTCCTTCCAGCAACGGCGCCATGGGGCACTTCCCTGGCTGTAGCCTGGGTAAACATCCAGCATCCCCTGCTCAAAGTCATCCAATGGCTCTCTCAACCTCCATCACCAGCTTAGACTTTTTGTTCATCCTCCTCCCAGTCATCCGTCCACCTCCAGAGCCTCCTCCTGCCTGTTTGTGCCATCCCTTCACCAGCCCTGTTTCCCGTCCCTTCGCCATCCATCTCCTCATCctcgccttccgggaggggtaTTCTGTCATGGTTTTGTTTGGACTTTTTGTGTTTTGCCACCTTCTGCCTCAGTTAATCGTTTGTTATCATGGTTATTCATTTGATTTCGTCATTTGGCTCAGCTGTGTTCACCTCATTACCCTGTGTATATAAGTTGTAGTATTCTGATTTGAGTTTGCTTACAATTTATCAATTTATGTCCTATTCTACTTTACTAAATGGTGTTTTTCCAATTGTCCCGAAATTGGTTTGTATTGACTGACATCTCACTTATTATCAGTTGTTTTTTGGtacattgttttttgttgttgttgttgttgctgttctAAGTGCATGTTTGTATTGTTTTGGTGTTTCACATTATCTTATcagttttcttaaaaaaattaaaaagtgttctagaaataattaaaatgattgatggTACACAGATGTTTTaatatatcaaacatgtttatttGTCCACTTTCCTTGTATATGTGTTACAAACgattaaatttattaaagttaaaataCAGTTGTACTTTTTCTAAACCAACTCTAAACTAATTTAAATctactgtaaaatatattctaGTCTGAACCTTCTGTCCCCATATATCTCTCCAGACTATGTGAAAATGATCTTTTCAAACAGAAACCTAACATTTCACATAAGGTTTGCAACTTTTTAAGCATAACTTTTGGGCAGAGTTTGTTTAGGCCTTCAGCTGTCCTTCCTGTAGCCTTTCTCTCCTCATCTACAGCATCTGAAATTATAGTCTGAATAGGTTCTACATTTGAGAACTTCATGACAGTTCAAAAAGTAAGCATGTGTATAGTATAGTGGCAAGCAGGACAAGGCCGAGGGCCATGAGAACAGGGCAATCTcagggagcataaaaggaggagcgacaacagtgaaggacaagagaggaccaggcctggactttacatGTTTTGTTTATATGTGTGCAGTCATCCATGAGGGGCTGCtgcttttactttcattttgtatttgtttgttaAGGTTTGTTGAATGTTTGCCAGTTCCGACCTCCTTCTTCCACACTCCGAACCTCATTGCAAGTATGAATAAAGTATTATCAAGCATAAATGTGTGTAGTATAAATGCAATCTGAATGTACTACAGCCACTGCCATGTTAGCATTGTCATGTGAGCTATAGAGTTACTTGTGTCATTCATAACTCTCCTCCCATGGTATGTGGATAGTAAAGTGTTCATTGGATGTGAACTTCAGAATCTTGGCAGAAGAAGTAGGACACTTTTTTATTACCTATATGTTgtatgaatactgtgaatttaggGCTGGAGCCTATCCCAGTTTCTTGGGCCAGAGGTGGGGGAAAGCACTCTGGACAGATGACCAGTCCCAGGGCTCTAACACATGGGCAATTTTGACTGTCCAATTCACCTAACTTGCATGTCTTTAGACTGTGAGTAGGAGGAATGTTGCTCCCTGACACAGAGCTCCTCCCTGCATAATAAAACATTC encodes:
- the LOC125276200 gene encoding E3 ubiquitin-protein ligase TRIM39-like, which codes for MSSSSSRLTEELQCSICLDVFTDPVSTPCGHNFCKTCLNKCWDTSQTCNCPYCKETFKRRPDLKINTTLREVVDHYKKKRPEKKHVKKNHTELEVLCDICEERKLKAIKSCLVCQSSYCETHLERHLRVAGLKKHKLMEPVRNLEDYICQKHERPLELFCRDDQTCVCPICAVTDHKKHNTVPIEEESKEKKTQLIKTQKDVQQMIKERIKKIQDIKHSAEVRKRNTEEKKAARVELFTDLIRSIERCQTELLEMMEEQQKAAEKQEEELIEELEQEITELKMRNTELEQLSHTEDHLHLLQIYSFLCSSRNTRNWSEISVKTDESLETLRRALTQLQNTLQEKLTQTGTVIELKRIQQYEVDVTLDPDTAHPNLILSDDGKQVREGDIEQKRAENPKRFDYCVCVLGKDGFSSGRFYFEVQVKGKTKWDLGVASEFINRKGEITLSPSNGCWTVWLRNENEYKAFAGPPVSLSLRVKPQRVGVFVDYEEGLVSFYDVESSSHIYSYTGQSFTGNLYPFLCPCFNDGGKNSSPLIITPVHYNKSVPPGFRGTLF